CGGCGTAGTCGATATCAACGAGGCTCGCCTGCAGGAGTTGGGGGCGCGGTATCGGGTCCAACTCTATCGCGATTACCGCGAGCTTCTGGAACGGGTCGATGCCGTCAGTGTGGCGGTGCCGACCCTGCTGCACTACCCGATCGCCAAGGAATTCCTGGAGCGCGGGGTGGATGTTCTGGTGGAGAAACCGATTGCGCAGTTCCCTGCTCAGGCCGACAAACTGGTTGAGATTGCCGGAGTTGACGATCGAATCATTCAGGTCGGTCATATCGAGCGATTCAATGGCGCGGTGAAAGCGCTTGAAACCGTCGTAAGAAACCCCGGCTTCATCGAATGCCACCGTCTTGGCCCTTTCGCTCACCGCAACACGGATGTCGATGTTGTCCTCGATCTGATGATCCACGATATTGATATCGTGCTAAACCTGATTAAATCGCCTGTTACCGCGGTGACGGCTGTCGGTGTCCCGGTCGTCTCCGATCAGGTGGATATCGCTAATGCGCGGCTCCAGTTTGAGTCGGGGTGTGTTGCGAATCTGACCGCCAGCCGGGTCAGCGTTGAGCGAGTCCGACGAGTACGAATCTTTCAGCGCGACACCTTTATCTCCCTTGACTATTCCCAGCAAGAGATGACGGTCTACCATCGCATCCCTGGAGCAAAGGGAACGGCTACTGAAGCCACTCCGACGATCGTAAAAGAAGATATTCCCATCGATAAGGCGGAGCCGCTTCGCGTTGAACTCGAAAGTTTTATTGAGTGTGTCAGGGCCAGAAAAAGACCCTTGGTTTCAGGAGAGGAGGGTCGGGATGCCCTGAAGGTGGCCTCTCAGATTATGGAGCGACTGTAGGCCAGATGCGAGATGGCCGGATCCTGATCGTCGCAGGGGAGTCATCGGGAGACCTGCATGCTGCTGCTGTCGTGACTGAGTTGCGGCGGCGCGCCCCGCACCTGCTTATAGAGGGAATTGGTGGAGACCGGATGCGCCAGGCGGGTGTCCGCCTCTATGCACATGCGAGTGATCTGGCGGTGGTCGGCCTCATTGAGGTGGCCTCCAGGCTCTCCGCCATCTGGCGCGCGTATCGGAGTATGACCCGGTATTTGCGCGACCGACGCCCGGACCTGGTGATTCTCGTGGATTTTCCGGACTTCAATTTGAGGCTTGCCCGCCGGGCATTTCGACTTGGCATCCCTGTCGTGTACTTCATCAGTCCGCAGGTGTGGGCTTGGCGTGCCGGCCGGGTACGGTCGATCGCGAAGTATGTCCGACGGCTTCTGATCATTTTTCCCTTTGAGGAGGATTTCTATCGTGAAAGGGGGGTCGAGGCCCTGTATGTCGGTCACCCGCTCCTGGATCAGTTAACACCTTTACCATTGATGGATGAGGCTCGTCGTCGTCTGGCGTTGGAGGGTACGGCTCCAATATTAGGGCTCCTGCCGGGCAGTCGCGTGGGCGAGATCGCGCGACATCTGCCCCTTTTACTGAAATCGGCCCGACAACTGATGGTCGGGCAGCCGGATCTTCGCATCATCATCGCTGTTGCCGACGGTCTTCCCCTCGACCTCATCGGATCCTGGTTGAACCGGGAGGCTGTCTCGGCGAGGGTGGTACAGGGGCGGACCTATGAGGTCATGGCGGCCTCGGATCTGATCCTTGTGGCTTCAGGCACCGCGACCATGGAGGCGGCCATCATCGGTACCCCCATGGTGATTGTGTATCGCCTCGCATTTTTCTCATGGCTGTTTGCCCGCTTGTTAATCAGGGTTCCGCATATCGGTATGGTGAATCTGGTGGCTGGAAGACGAGTCGCGCCTGAGCTGATTCAATTTGACGCAACACCGGAGCGGATTACCGATGAGGCGCGTCGGCTGCTCTTGTCGGCGGAGCAACGTCTCCGAATGCGGCAGGAACTCGGTGAGGTACGTAATCGATTGGGGCCGCCTGGAGCCCTGGGTCGGACGGTAGACGCGATCCTTGAGTGCTTGCAGTCCGGCGCCGTGGAGGAGATGGCGGTCCAGAGAGGGTAATGGGAAAGTCGCTCTTGTCCCGAACGGTTGCTGCGTTCAGGGAAGATCGCCGCGTTCTCTGTATTGTCCCATGGCTTGCTGCGAGATGCATGCAATGCCTATTTCGGCTGCTTCGTGTTGTTCATGTGGGCCGTGCGTATCCGGAAAGCTGCTGGGCGAAGGGAGAGCGAATCATCGTGGTCTTCTGGCACGGCCGGCTCCTGATGATGCCTTTTGTCTATCCCGGGAAACCTGGAGCGCTCCTCATCAGCCAGCATCGGGATGGAGAGTATTTCAGCCGAATTGCCGCGATTCTCGGGTTCGAAGCGATTCGAGGCTCAGCGACACGGGGCGGCATGCGCGCCCTCAGGCAGATGATTCGCGCCATCAAAGGCAAGCTGAACCTGGTGATTACCCCTGATGGCCCAAAGGGGCCGCGGGCAAAGGTCAAGTCCGGTGTCATTGAGATCGCGAGGTTGACGGGCGCCCCGATTGTACCGGTTAGCTTTAGTGCGTCACGACGCCGATTCCTGAAGAGCTGGGACGCCTTCCTCGTGCCGGTCCCGTTCTCCCGCGCCGTGTATATCTGGGGGGAACCGATCTATGTTCCTTCGACGGCTGCCAAGGATGAGATGGCTAAGCACCAGGAAGCCCTCGAAGAGCGTCTTGATCTGCTCACGATGAAGGCCGACGATTACTTCAGAACTGACCCGTGACTACCGGTAAATATGGCGTCTATGGCGTTTATTGCGTTTAAGGCATCGCCACAACAACGCAATCCACGTCGCACGCAATAAGCGCACATGTATTCCGCCTATTCCCTTCTGTTGACCCTCGGTCTACTTACCTGGTCGCCCTCTATCCTTTTGCGGGCTCTTCGAAGTCCCCGCTACCTGGAAGGGTGGCGGGAGCGTCTGGGGTATTACCCTGCGGTGCTACTCTCACAGCTTCACGCAGTTCAGCCTGTTTGGCTACATGCTGTCTCCGTGGGAGAGGTCGGCGCTGCCTGCATCCTGGCTAATCGCTGGATGGCTCGCCGACCGACGCTACCCCTTCTCGTGTCGACGGTCACCGGAACCGGACGAGAGGTTGCCAAACGTTCATTTCCGCAGGCAACCCCGGTCGTATACTTTCCGATCGACCTCCCGTTGGTCGTGCGTCGGACGTTGGCCGCCGTGAGACCACGCCTCATCCTCCTGACGGAGACGGAAATCTGGCCGAATTTCCTCCACAGGTGTGCCGGTTCAAGGATTCCGGTTGCCATCATCAATGGTCGGATATCTGAGCGCTCGTTTTCACGTTACCGCCTTGTTCGACCTTTCATCCGTCGGGTTCTTCGGTGCGTTGATCTCTTTTGTATGCAAACCGGTACGGATGCCAACCGGATTCTTGCGCTGGGCGCCAGTCCTGAGCGGGTGCATGTGGTGGGCAATCTCAAGTTCGATGCAGTCCCTCACGCCGATACTGCATCGCTTGCCGAGCAGTGGCGTCGAGAGCTTCATATCGAGGCCACACGGCCGGTCCTGGTGGCAGGCAGCACTCATGCAGGGGAGGAGGAGGTGCTGCTCCAGGTGTTTCGTAGCCTGCGCGGTGAGTTTCCTGACCTGTTGCTGATCCTGGCGCCACGCCATCCCGAGCGGGTAGCCAAAGTGGAGACGGTGGTGACCGGCCAAGGACTCACCGCAGTGAGGCGAAGCGCCATGGCTCAAGGCGGAGACCGCGCAAAGGAGGTGATCCTCGTGGATACCGTCGGTGAGCTATCGGCGATATACGCAGTGGGGAATATTAGCTTTGTCGGGGGAAGCCTCATGCCGAAAGGCGGCCATAACCTGCTTGAGCCGGCTCTGCACGGTCGTCCGATTCTGTTCGGCCCACATATGGAAAACTTTATCGAGGCAAGTACGTACTTTGTCGAGCAGAGGGCGGCTATCCAGGTTCGCGATGCAGCGGACCTCACCCGACAGCTCACCATGCTCTTGCGTGATCCTGCTGCCGGAGAAAGGATGGGTCAGACGGCAATGACCGCGCTCACGGCCCATCGCGGCGCGTGTGAGCGGACAGTGACCCTTCTGGAGAAACTCGTGTTGTGAAAGGCATAGAGGCGCTCTCAGCCTGGACGGTACACTGCATGACAGAGGCTTCGGAACGATGGATCGCTCGAGCCTGGCTGACATGCCTGCGTCCGGCTTCGTATGCGTATGGGACGGCCATCTCGTTCCGAACCGCTCTCTTTGCGCATGGCCTCGCCAGAACTCACCGGCTTCCGGTCCCGGTGCTGAGCGTCGGCAATATCAGCGCAGGTGGAAGCGGAAAGACCCCGTTCGTTGAGATGTTGGCCGCTCGGTTGTGCGAACAAGGCCAGCGGGTGGTCATTATTTTGCGAGGGTATCGAGGTGGCTCGAAGAAGCCAACGATCGTTAGTGATGGCAGAGAGCTCAAGTGTGAGCCGCCGGTCGCCGCTGACGAGGCCTATCTGCTGGCCAGGCATCTGCCGGGTGTCGCCGTCTTGACCGGGGTCGATCGGTACCAAGTTGGTAAGGTTGCCCTTGAGCATGTGACCCCCAGCGTTATTATTCTGGACGATGGCTTTCAGCATCTCAGGCTCTACCGCGATCTGGATATTGTCCTGGTCGATGCGGCCAATCCTCTTGGATACGGTCGGCTGTTGCCGTCAGGGTTGTTGCGGGAGC
The genomic region above belongs to Candidatus Methylomirabilis tolerans and contains:
- a CDS encoding Gfo/Idh/MocA family oxidoreductase, whose translation is MRNGHPIRVGVVGVGYVGHHHTRIYSELPDVELVGVVDINEARLQELGARYRVQLYRDYRELLERVDAVSVAVPTLLHYPIAKEFLERGVDVLVEKPIAQFPAQADKLVEIAGVDDRIIQVGHIERFNGAVKALETVVRNPGFIECHRLGPFAHRNTDVDVVLDLMIHDIDIVLNLIKSPVTAVTAVGVPVVSDQVDIANARLQFESGCVANLTASRVSVERVRRVRIFQRDTFISLDYSQQEMTVYHRIPGAKGTATEATPTIVKEDIPIDKAEPLRVELESFIECVRARKRPLVSGEEGRDALKVASQIMERL
- the lpxB gene encoding lipid-A-disaccharide synthase; this encodes MRDGRILIVAGESSGDLHAAAVVTELRRRAPHLLIEGIGGDRMRQAGVRLYAHASDLAVVGLIEVASRLSAIWRAYRSMTRYLRDRRPDLVILVDFPDFNLRLARRAFRLGIPVVYFISPQVWAWRAGRVRSIAKYVRRLLIIFPFEEDFYRERGVEALYVGHPLLDQLTPLPLMDEARRRLALEGTAPILGLLPGSRVGEIARHLPLLLKSARQLMVGQPDLRIIIAVADGLPLDLIGSWLNREAVSARVVQGRTYEVMAASDLILVASGTATMEAAIIGTPMVIVYRLAFFSWLFARLLIRVPHIGMVNLVAGRRVAPELIQFDATPERITDEARRLLLSAEQRLRMRQELGEVRNRLGPPGALGRTVDAILECLQSGAVEEMAVQRG
- a CDS encoding lysophospholipid acyltransferase family protein; protein product: MQCLFRLLRVVHVGRAYPESCWAKGERIIVVFWHGRLLMMPFVYPGKPGALLISQHRDGEYFSRIAAILGFEAIRGSATRGGMRALRQMIRAIKGKLNLVITPDGPKGPRAKVKSGVIEIARLTGAPIVPVSFSASRRRFLKSWDAFLVPVPFSRAVYIWGEPIYVPSTAAKDEMAKHQEALEERLDLLTMKADDYFRTDP
- a CDS encoding 3-deoxy-D-manno-octulosonic acid transferase is translated as MYSAYSLLLTLGLLTWSPSILLRALRSPRYLEGWRERLGYYPAVLLSQLHAVQPVWLHAVSVGEVGAACILANRWMARRPTLPLLVSTVTGTGREVAKRSFPQATPVVYFPIDLPLVVRRTLAAVRPRLILLTETEIWPNFLHRCAGSRIPVAIINGRISERSFSRYRLVRPFIRRVLRCVDLFCMQTGTDANRILALGASPERVHVVGNLKFDAVPHADTASLAEQWRRELHIEATRPVLVAGSTHAGEEEVLLQVFRSLRGEFPDLLLILAPRHPERVAKVETVVTGQGLTAVRRSAMAQGGDRAKEVILVDTVGELSAIYAVGNISFVGGSLMPKGGHNLLEPALHGRPILFGPHMENFIEASTYFVEQRAAIQVRDAADLTRQLTMLLRDPAAGERMGQTAMTALTAHRGACERTVTLLEKLVL
- the lpxK gene encoding tetraacyldisaccharide 4'-kinase gives rise to the protein MTEASERWIARAWLTCLRPASYAYGTAISFRTALFAHGLARTHRLPVPVLSVGNISAGGSGKTPFVEMLAARLCEQGQRVVIILRGYRGGSKKPTIVSDGRELKCEPPVAADEAYLLARHLPGVAVLTGVDRYQVGKVALEHVTPSVIILDDGFQHLRLYRDLDIVLVDAANPLGYGRLLPSGLLREPPEAFGRADIVIITHADAGRNLGSAIRAIRRHAPTTPIGMAVHRPVNLIDVRSGACLSLERLTGQRLLAVSGIATPSRFEATLGQLGAYVAAHRVFPDHHYYSSADLEIINEAARNVGASMIVTTEKDMVKLMRLDLVKIDAPLYALSIVLELVEGAKMLDAMLSRLVTPGDS